AAGGAAGTTGGACCCACGCCGGATGGACGTCTTGCCGTACTGGAGGCGAACCGGCGCTTGAAGATGGCGAGATCCGCGCACGCCTACGTTCGCGGAAACACGCTGCAGTTTTATGACTGGCTCGCAACCGGCTCGGGCGATCGGCTTCCACAGGGTCCGCCGATCTGGATTTGTGGCGACTGCCACGCCGGTAATCTCGGTCCGGTGGCGAACGCGGACGGCAAGGTCGAAGTGGAGATCCGCGATCTCGACCAGACCGTGATTGGCAATCCTGCGCATGACCTCGTGCGGCTCGGCCTTTCGCTTGCGACTGCGGCTCGCGGATCCGACCTTCCGGGGGTTACGACGGCGCTGATGCTCGAACAGATGGTGGTGGGCTATAGCGAGGCTCTTTCTTCTCCTCGAAAGGCGGGCGCGGACCCCGAAGGTGGCAATCTGCAGCCAATTCGTCTGATCCTGGAGCAGGCACTGAGCCGCAAATGGCGTCACCTTGCGGAGGAACGGATCGAGGACGTGACGCCGGTGATTCCTCTCGGGTCACGGTTCTGGGCTCTCGCGGAGAGCGAGCGGAGTGCGATCGAGGAACTGCTTCAGAAAACGGCCGGGCTTGCTGCGTTGCTGAGCGGGGAGCAGGAAAAGGGCACCCTCCGCGTGCTCGACGCCGCGTATTGGATGAAGGGATGCAGCTCGCTTGGCCGCCTCCGGTTCGCGGTCCTCGTGGGGATCGGGAAGGCAAGCAAGCGGCGCTATCGGCTGCTCGATATCAAGGAGGCCGTGTGTGCGGCGGCTCCTTCGGCACGGGGGGGCGAAATGCCGGAGGATAACGCGGAGCGGGTTGTTACCGGGGCGCGTGCGCTGTCTCCTTTCCTGGGAGAGCGAATGATGGCGGCGCGCCTGCTGCGCAGGCCAGTGGTCGTGCGCGAGCTGATGCCGCAGGATCTCAAGGTCGAGTTGGAGCGCCTAACGCGCGAGGAGGCGGTT
This genomic window from Granulicella sibirica contains:
- a CDS encoding DUF2252 family protein encodes the protein MKKKEVGPTPDGRLAVLEANRRLKMARSAHAYVRGNTLQFYDWLATGSGDRLPQGPPIWICGDCHAGNLGPVANADGKVEVEIRDLDQTVIGNPAHDLVRLGLSLATAARGSDLPGVTTALMLEQMVVGYSEALSSPRKAGADPEGGNLQPIRLILEQALSRKWRHLAEERIEDVTPVIPLGSRFWALAESERSAIEELLQKTAGLAALLSGEQEKGTLRVLDAAYWMKGCSSLGRLRFAVLVGIGKASKRRYRLLDIKEAVCAAAPSARGGEMPEDNAERVVTGARALSPFLGERMMAARLLRRPVVVRELMPQDLKVELERLTREEAVAAARYLAMIVGRAHVRQMDLSTRKSWKAELGRNRSKSLDAPGWLWRSVVELVASHEAAYLEHCRRYAMA